The proteins below are encoded in one region of Triticum aestivum cultivar Chinese Spring chromosome 1B, IWGSC CS RefSeq v2.1, whole genome shotgun sequence:
- the LOC123098664 gene encoding gibberellin 2-beta-dioxygenase 3-like: MSTIYTTNNCKRSQLILCSRSACFTTNEAQKRETDRLPAMVAITVPISVDAIPLVKCAHAAAAAVPSVDLSAPGAAAAVADACRGVGFFKATNHGVPAALTDALEARAAAFFALPHKDKLEASARPLGYGSKSIGCNGDVGWLEYILLSVGSGSVAAASLPPSLRAALEEYTDAVREVGARVLELMADGLGIAEERRGELRRMVVAPAGDKGGPDELVRVNHYPPCPCPLAAGQRGVTGFGEHTDPQIISVLRSNRTGGLQIMLPEGRWVPVAPDPDSLFINVGDSLQVLTNGRFRSVKHRVVAPAEGQQSRLSVIYFGGPAPTQRIAPLPELMREGEQSLYREFTWAEYKKAAYKSRLGDHRLGPFELPAAVTQEATKADHHCSSNAVQPPAPAPPHVARVH, from the exons ATGTCGACTATATATACCACAAACAACTGCAAACGTTCCCAGCTCATCCTCTGCTCCCGCTCTGCTTGCTTCACTACAAACGAGGCACAAAAACGTGAAACAGATCGTCTGCCGGCCATGGTGGCCATCACGGTGCCCATCTCGGTGGACGCGATCCCTCTTGTGAAATGCGcgcatgcggcggcggcggcggtgccgaGCGTCGACCTGTCGGCGCCGGGCGCTGCGGCGGCCGTCGCGGACGCATGCCGCGGCGTGGGCTTCTTCAAGGCGACCAACCACGGCGTGCCGGCCGCCCTCACGGACGCGCTGGAGGCCCGCGCCGCGGCCTTCTTCGCGCTGCCACACAAGGACAAGCTGGAGGCGTCGGCGCGGCCCTTGGGCTACGGCAGCAAGAGCATCGGCTGCAACGGCGACGTGGGCTGGCTCGAGTACATCCTGCTCTCCGTCGGGTCCGGCTCCGTCGCCGCTGCCTCCCTGCCGCCGTCGCTCCGGGCGGCGCTCGAGGAGTACACGGACGCGGTGCGCGAGGTGGGAGCGCGGGTGCTGGAGCTCATGGCGGATGGGCTCGGCATCGCGGAGGAGCGCCGCGGCGAGCTGCGACggatggtggtggcgccggcgggaGACAAGGGCGGGCCAGACGAGCTGGTGCGCGTGAACCATTACCCGCCGTGCCCCTGCCCCCTGGCGGCGGGGCAGCGCGGCGTGACGGGGTTCGGGGAGCACACGGACCCGCAGATCATCTCCGTGCTCCGGTCCAACCGCACCGGGGGCCTCCAGATCATGCTCCCGGAAGGCCGCTGGGTCCCCGTGGCCCCCGACCCCGATTCCCTCTTCATCAATGTCGGGGACTCCCTCCAG GTGCTGACGAACGGGCGGTTCCGGAGCGTGAAGCACCGGGTGGTTGCGCCGGCGGAGGGGCAGCAGTCGCGGCTGTCGGTGATCTACTTCGGCGGGCCGGCGCCGACGCAGCGGATCGCGCCGCTGCCGGAGCTGATGCGGGAAGGGGAGCAGAGCCTGTACAGGGAGTTCACCTGGGCCGAGTACAAGAAGGCCGCCTACAAGTCCCGCCTCGGCGACCACCGCCTCGGCCCCTTCGAGCTCCCCGCCGCCGTCACCCAAGAGGCAACCAAGGCCGACCATCACTGCAGCAGCAACGCAGTtcagccgccggcgccggcgccccctCACGTGGCACGAGTGCACTAG